The following are from one region of the Pyxidicoccus trucidator genome:
- a CDS encoding alkaline phosphatase D family protein, which translates to MKKLLGPMLYVEDSQTPDTWSFSVNLYLSGTDPAGPVPLRLVFLDASGTELSGAVEPRAEVAADFSSLKSPAAGVLWKWRVSVPRDAAPKRVAYRFVPTEGAAPLEGVDDVKDVVIPERGGLPRAAFFSCNGGGSADAWNSVSKMGRPFGCWDDMKEQHEDEAGGFHLLLGGGDQVYADSIWYTSQQLVDFRKLPLEEKLACELPEGFHDELVARYVEVYCERWSGASGIGPMLARVPGLFTWDDHDIFDGWGSHEKLQVCSWYRNIYSAAALTFEAFQLGGLRTADKTPRERKPGETHYLQKVHFQGNECDLDVVSLDLRSGRTSRVRSSGKTEYTVMSNAQWAALDDWRRVHRERPETGRKHRHVVIVSSVPLVHLRFGQAAEGVGAMIDLRDDMLDQWESLVHRGERTRLIMDLFRLAKDSSCAVTVVSGDVHVGARGLIRSRNPEHLHHGLTEAAIEQVTSSAIVHPPPGLLQFLGMRMLAAEGVEDLPSFVETELLPVGSDRYLRERNWLSLCVKRSGNTPSSRPKLWLRWEAEHTSVSMQVVVEPPPLAPRS; encoded by the coding sequence ATGAAGAAGCTGCTCGGACCGATGCTGTACGTGGAGGACTCGCAGACCCCGGACACGTGGAGCTTCTCCGTCAACCTGTACCTCTCAGGCACGGACCCCGCGGGGCCCGTACCGCTCCGCCTCGTCTTCCTCGACGCGAGCGGGACGGAGCTCTCCGGCGCCGTCGAGCCTCGCGCCGAGGTGGCCGCCGACTTCTCCAGCCTCAAGAGCCCCGCGGCCGGCGTGCTGTGGAAGTGGCGCGTGTCCGTGCCACGTGACGCCGCCCCGAAGCGCGTGGCCTACCGCTTCGTCCCCACGGAAGGCGCCGCCCCGCTCGAGGGCGTGGACGACGTGAAGGACGTCGTCATCCCGGAGCGGGGAGGCCTGCCTCGCGCGGCCTTCTTCTCCTGCAACGGCGGCGGCAGCGCGGATGCGTGGAACTCGGTGTCGAAGATGGGGCGTCCCTTCGGTTGCTGGGACGATATGAAGGAGCAGCACGAGGACGAGGCGGGCGGCTTCCACCTGCTCCTGGGCGGTGGAGACCAGGTGTACGCGGACTCCATCTGGTACACGTCGCAGCAATTGGTGGACTTCCGCAAGCTGCCGCTGGAGGAGAAGCTCGCCTGTGAGCTGCCCGAGGGCTTCCACGACGAGTTGGTGGCCCGCTACGTGGAGGTGTACTGCGAGCGCTGGAGCGGCGCCTCGGGCATCGGCCCGATGCTGGCGCGCGTGCCCGGCCTCTTCACCTGGGACGACCACGACATCTTCGACGGCTGGGGCTCTCACGAGAAGCTCCAGGTGTGCTCCTGGTACCGCAACATCTACAGCGCGGCGGCGCTGACCTTCGAGGCCTTCCAGCTCGGCGGGTTGAGGACGGCCGACAAGACGCCCCGCGAGCGCAAGCCGGGGGAGACCCACTACCTTCAGAAGGTGCACTTCCAGGGCAACGAGTGCGACCTGGACGTGGTGTCGCTGGACCTGCGCAGTGGGCGCACCAGCCGCGTGCGGAGCAGCGGGAAGACCGAGTACACGGTGATGAGCAACGCGCAGTGGGCGGCCCTGGACGACTGGCGCCGCGTGCACCGCGAGCGCCCGGAGACGGGCAGGAAGCACCGGCACGTCGTCATCGTATCCTCGGTGCCCCTGGTGCACCTGCGCTTCGGGCAGGCCGCCGAGGGTGTCGGGGCCATGATTGACCTGCGCGACGACATGCTGGACCAGTGGGAGTCCCTCGTGCACCGCGGTGAGCGCACGCGGCTCATCATGGACCTCTTCCGGCTGGCGAAGGACTCGTCCTGCGCGGTGACGGTGGTGTCGGGCGACGTGCACGTGGGCGCGCGGGGCCTCATCCGCTCGCGCAACCCGGAGCACCTCCACCACGGGCTGACGGAGGCGGCGATTGAACAGGTGACGTCCTCCGCCATCGTCCACCCGCCTCCCGGCCTGCTCCAGTTCCTCGGCATGCGCATGCTGGCCGCGGAGGGCGTGGAGGACCTGCCCTCCTTCGTGGAGACGGAGCTGCTCCCCGTGGGCAGCGACCGCTACCTGCGCGAGCGCAACTGGCTGTCGCTGTGCGTGAAGCGGTCCGGGAACACTCCCTCCTCCCGTCCCAAGCTGTGGCTGCGCTGGGAGGCCGAGCACACCTCCGTCTCCATGCAGGTGGTGGTGGAGCCTCCACCCCTGGCCCCTCGCAGCTGA
- a CDS encoding alpha/beta fold hydrolase, which yields MSVRPPILALTALLLASAPALAQQTRATEPVGIAMEGFPSPFPVQFLPVTVEGQDLRMAYLDVKPTARANGRTVILLHGKNFFGAYWQATINALTAAGYRVVVPDQLGFGRSSKPDIHYSFHTLASLTKKLLDTLGIKETAVVGHSMGGMVATRFALMYPETTTHLVLENPIGLEDYRAKVPWQSTEDYYREALKATEEGTRKYHQTYYVKWKPEYDVWIQLFARQLQSAEYPRLAWVSAATSQMIYEQPVSHEFPLVKPRTLLVLGQEDRTFIGRGKVPADVAATLGQYPQLGKAVAKAIPNATLVELPGVGHVPHFEAPEKFHSALLGFLGK from the coding sequence ATGTCCGTCCGTCCCCCCATCCTGGCCCTCACCGCCCTGCTGCTGGCCTCAGCGCCCGCGCTCGCCCAGCAGACCCGCGCCACCGAGCCCGTCGGCATCGCCATGGAGGGCTTCCCCTCCCCGTTCCCCGTCCAGTTCCTCCCCGTCACCGTGGAGGGCCAGGACCTGCGCATGGCGTACCTGGACGTGAAGCCCACGGCCCGCGCCAACGGGCGCACCGTCATCCTGCTCCACGGGAAGAACTTCTTCGGCGCGTACTGGCAGGCGACCATCAACGCCCTCACCGCCGCCGGCTACCGCGTCGTCGTCCCCGACCAGCTTGGCTTCGGCCGCTCCTCCAAGCCAGACATCCACTACAGCTTCCATACCCTCGCTTCGCTCACGAAGAAGCTGCTGGACACGCTCGGCATCAAGGAGACCGCCGTGGTGGGCCACTCCATGGGCGGCATGGTCGCCACGCGCTTCGCCCTCATGTACCCGGAGACCACCACGCACCTCGTGCTGGAGAACCCCATCGGTCTGGAGGACTACCGCGCGAAGGTGCCCTGGCAGTCCACCGAGGACTACTACCGCGAGGCCCTCAAGGCCACCGAGGAGGGCACGCGCAAGTACCACCAGACCTACTACGTGAAGTGGAAGCCCGAGTACGACGTCTGGATTCAGCTCTTCGCCCGGCAGCTCCAGAGCGCCGAGTACCCGCGCCTCGCCTGGGTATCCGCCGCCACGTCGCAGATGATTTATGAGCAGCCCGTCTCCCACGAGTTCCCCCTCGTGAAGCCGCGCACCCTGCTCGTCCTCGGCCAGGAGGACCGCACCTTCATCGGCCGCGGCAAGGTGCCCGCCGACGTTGCAGCCACGCTCGGCCAGTACCCGCAGCTCGGGAAGGCCGTCGCCAAGGCCATTCCCAATGCCACCCTGGTGGAGCTCCCCGGCGTGGGCCACGTCCCCCACTTCGAGGCGCCAGAGAAGTTCCACTCCGCGCTGCTCGGCTTCCTCGGGAAGTGA
- a CDS encoding MFS transporter, with the protein MRALRLPRLSSLRAFDHPGYFAVWVGALVSTIGTWMETVSMGVYVTQETGRAEWTGGIVALAFLPSVVLSPLGGALADRFDRRAYVALGTVVQLLLAGVLTLLAFTHQLSVPAVALVTFLNGCAGTLTNPAFAAMLTELVPPRDLHSAMSLNSAQFNLGRLIGPALAAVVLGIGGPSWALLVNTLSFVAVLVALSRVRTPPRDTVKASTGLWKQIAHGFSVVRGDAEISLMLWSTLVVAVLVAPFIGLVPVFAIREFGQGAAATSLLVACQGAGAVTAALLVGTLVDALGQRRLLGYLALSIGAVSSLYWLSPTLPVAAVGIFVLGANYMMLMSGTHAYCQMRVPRELRARMSSLYSMVLAVGYASGVWGLGALSDRVSLRFVMISSSVLYLALVLTLRLLRPRSFDGAES; encoded by the coding sequence GTGCGCGCACTCCGACTGCCACGCCTCTCCTCGCTTCGTGCCTTCGACCACCCCGGCTACTTCGCTGTGTGGGTGGGCGCGCTGGTCTCCACCATCGGCACGTGGATGGAGACGGTGTCGATGGGCGTGTACGTCACGCAGGAGACGGGCCGAGCTGAGTGGACGGGCGGCATCGTCGCGCTCGCCTTCCTTCCCTCGGTGGTGCTGTCTCCGCTGGGAGGTGCGCTCGCGGACCGGTTCGACCGGCGCGCGTACGTGGCGCTGGGCACGGTGGTGCAGCTACTTCTGGCCGGCGTGCTGACGCTGCTCGCCTTCACGCACCAGCTCAGCGTGCCCGCGGTGGCCCTCGTCACGTTCCTCAACGGCTGTGCGGGGACGCTCACCAACCCGGCCTTCGCGGCGATGCTCACGGAGCTCGTTCCTCCGCGTGACTTGCACAGCGCGATGAGCCTCAACTCGGCGCAGTTCAACCTGGGGCGCCTCATCGGCCCGGCGCTGGCGGCGGTGGTGCTGGGAATCGGCGGGCCGTCCTGGGCGCTGCTCGTCAACACGCTGTCCTTCGTCGCGGTGCTGGTGGCGCTGTCGCGGGTGCGGACGCCTCCGCGTGACACGGTGAAGGCGTCGACGGGGCTGTGGAAGCAGATTGCCCACGGCTTCTCGGTGGTGCGAGGGGATGCGGAAATCTCGCTGATGCTGTGGAGCACGCTGGTGGTCGCGGTGCTGGTGGCGCCCTTCATCGGCCTGGTGCCGGTGTTCGCCATCCGCGAGTTCGGCCAGGGAGCCGCCGCCACGTCGCTGCTCGTCGCCTGCCAGGGGGCGGGCGCGGTGACGGCCGCGCTGTTGGTGGGCACGCTCGTGGACGCGTTGGGACAGCGGCGGCTGCTGGGCTACCTGGCGCTCTCCATCGGCGCGGTGTCCTCGCTCTACTGGTTGTCTCCGACGCTGCCGGTGGCGGCGGTGGGCATCTTCGTGCTCGGCGCCAACTACATGATGCTGATGAGCGGGACGCACGCGTACTGCCAGATGCGGGTGCCCCGGGAGCTGCGGGCGCGGATGAGCAGCCTGTACAGCATGGTGCTCGCCGTCGGGTACGCGTCGGGCGTGTGGGGCCTGGGCGCGCTGTCGGACCGCGTGAGCCTGCGCTTCGTGATGATCAGCTCCAGCGTCCTGTACCTCGCGCTCGTGCTGACGCTGCGCCTGCTCCGGCCTCGCAGCTTCGACGGCGCCGAGTCGTAG
- a CDS encoding CapA family protein — MPSSVFLMLALATTPGAPSAREPASAHNFSTAQARTAELLSTAGTASVKAALQDARAGVLAGAALGATAPDSASGTVIPSQATTATAPDSTSGTTVPPSSAAPVLSDVGRVAAEAAAGALRAAGLALRNGPAPTPATVADADASYSRGLEALKAKDTRTAITELSACVEAAPSRVDCRWELGWAYQVEGRWTDALAQWTEVQKLAPDHPDLDSALTQAQGQAALQEKLSRAPQARNRPPPPPGAKVRIRAVGDVMLGTTVPEGHLPPDGAASVIVGVRPLLEDADLTFINLEGPLCDGGKTTKCRSKGNCYAFRSPTSYGEVLKQAGVDVASTANNHSGDFGELCRRETEATLDALGIPWSGPPGSVATVERNGLRIGMVAFHTSPSCNHLNNLTTATALVSAAAAEHDLVVVSFHGGAEGSKALHVPEGREMFFGEDRGDLRTFARAVVDAGAHLVLGHGPHVARGMEFYKDRLIAYSMGNFATYGRFTLTGAQGLGMVLEVELDGQGRFSSGRILPTKQVDKGIAVPDPSGAVIKLVRGLTADDFPETGARISEDGTVKPAAKGPVSSR, encoded by the coding sequence ATGCCCTCGTCCGTCTTCCTGATGCTGGCGCTCGCCACCACGCCGGGTGCTCCCTCGGCGCGCGAGCCCGCTTCCGCCCACAACTTCTCCACAGCCCAGGCCCGCACCGCCGAGCTGCTCTCCACCGCGGGCACCGCGTCCGTGAAGGCCGCGCTCCAGGATGCTCGCGCCGGGGTCCTCGCGGGTGCCGCGCTTGGCGCGACGGCTCCGGACTCCGCCTCGGGCACGGTGATTCCATCGCAGGCAACGACCGCGACGGCTCCGGACTCCACCTCGGGCACGACGGTCCCTCCGTCCTCCGCCGCCCCCGTCCTCTCCGACGTCGGCCGCGTCGCCGCCGAGGCCGCTGCCGGTGCCCTGCGCGCCGCCGGACTGGCCCTGCGCAACGGCCCTGCTCCCACTCCCGCCACCGTGGCCGATGCCGACGCGAGCTACTCGCGCGGCCTCGAAGCCCTCAAGGCGAAGGACACCCGCACCGCCATCACCGAGCTGTCCGCCTGCGTGGAGGCCGCGCCCTCGCGCGTGGACTGCCGCTGGGAGCTGGGCTGGGCGTACCAGGTGGAAGGGCGCTGGACGGACGCGCTCGCGCAGTGGACCGAGGTGCAGAAGCTGGCGCCGGACCACCCGGACCTCGACTCCGCGCTCACCCAGGCCCAGGGCCAGGCCGCCCTCCAGGAGAAGCTCTCCCGCGCGCCCCAGGCTCGCAACCGCCCGCCCCCGCCCCCGGGCGCGAAGGTGCGCATCCGCGCGGTGGGTGACGTCATGCTCGGCACCACCGTGCCCGAAGGCCACCTGCCTCCCGACGGCGCCGCCAGCGTCATCGTCGGCGTGCGCCCGCTGCTCGAGGACGCGGACCTCACCTTCATCAACCTCGAAGGCCCGCTGTGCGACGGCGGCAAGACGACCAAGTGCCGCTCCAAGGGCAACTGCTACGCGTTCCGCTCGCCCACCTCATACGGTGAAGTGCTCAAGCAGGCCGGTGTGGATGTGGCGTCCACGGCGAACAACCACTCGGGCGACTTCGGCGAGCTGTGCCGCCGCGAGACGGAGGCCACGCTCGACGCGCTGGGCATCCCCTGGAGCGGCCCGCCGGGCTCGGTGGCCACGGTGGAGCGCAACGGCCTGCGCATCGGCATGGTGGCCTTCCACACGTCGCCGTCGTGCAACCACCTCAACAACCTGACCACCGCGACGGCGCTGGTGAGCGCGGCGGCGGCGGAGCATGACCTCGTCGTCGTCTCCTTCCACGGCGGCGCCGAGGGCAGCAAGGCGCTGCACGTGCCCGAGGGCCGGGAGATGTTCTTCGGCGAGGACCGCGGCGACCTGCGCACCTTCGCGCGCGCCGTGGTGGACGCGGGCGCGCACCTGGTGCTCGGCCACGGGCCGCACGTGGCGCGCGGCATGGAGTTCTACAAGGACCGCCTCATCGCCTACTCCATGGGCAACTTCGCCACCTACGGCCGCTTCACCCTGACGGGTGCGCAGGGGCTGGGCATGGTGCTGGAGGTGGAGCTGGATGGGCAGGGCCGCTTCAGCTCCGGCCGCATCCTCCCCACGAAGCAGGTGGACAAGGGCATCGCCGTGCCAGACCCGTCCGGCGCCGTCATCAAGCTGGTGCGCGGCCTCACCGCCGACGACTTCCCGGAGACGGGCGCGCGCATCTCCGAGGACGGCACGGTGAAGCCCGCCGCGAAGGGCCCCGTCAGCTCCCGGTAG
- a CDS encoding DoxX family protein, with protein MNLATLTEQPSILKSAALLPPRLSLGSSMVVHGLSKLRKEGTEQTAGFFEQLGLKPARPLVLATGITELVAGVSAILGFATRPAALGVLITQAFAIAKVHGSKGFDNTKGGFEFNLALCSIALGLLLRGPGQLSVHSALERKVKRKELSRLRLLRRQRSRSLLLDLLG; from the coding sequence ATGAACCTGGCAACCCTGACCGAGCAGCCGAGCATCCTGAAGTCGGCGGCCCTGCTGCCACCCCGTCTGTCGCTCGGGTCGAGCATGGTGGTGCACGGGCTGAGCAAGCTGCGCAAGGAAGGCACGGAGCAGACCGCGGGCTTCTTCGAGCAGCTGGGCCTCAAGCCGGCCCGGCCCCTGGTGCTGGCCACGGGCATCACGGAGCTGGTCGCGGGCGTGAGCGCCATCCTCGGCTTCGCCACACGGCCAGCGGCGCTGGGCGTGCTCATCACCCAGGCGTTCGCCATCGCCAAGGTCCACGGGTCCAAGGGCTTCGACAACACGAAGGGCGGCTTCGAGTTCAACCTCGCCCTGTGCTCCATCGCCCTCGGGCTGTTGCTGCGCGGGCCGGGGCAGCTCTCGGTGCACAGCGCCCTGGAGCGCAAGGTGAAGCGCAAGGAGCTGAGTCGCCTCCGGTTGCTGCGGCGCCAGCGCAGCCGCTCGCTGCTGCTCGACCTGCTGGGCTGA
- a CDS encoding tRNA1(Val) (adenine(37)-N6)-methyltransferase, with amino-acid sequence MSEPAPPIPAPDETLDSIGTAGVRVLQRRSGYRFTLDVVLLAHFAATESTSTPGPMLELGAGSGVVSFLLVKQFGFGPVDALELQPAVYARLERAVALNDCESRVRPLLGDLRRLRELVPGGRYAHVVSNPPFRVAGAGVRSPDDERAVSKSEVSCDAGDVVTAARYALMPGGTVSLVYPAARVAEVLGLLTQAKLYPSVLRFVHSRVDSPATRFLVQALRDRDRGLAVRPPLIVHGEAPGGYSTEVAALMDPPLAERGPTLPSD; translated from the coding sequence ATGTCCGAACCCGCCCCGCCCATTCCCGCCCCGGACGAGACTCTCGACTCCATCGGTACGGCGGGGGTGCGGGTGCTGCAGCGACGGAGCGGCTACCGCTTCACCCTGGACGTGGTGCTGCTGGCGCACTTCGCGGCCACCGAGAGCACCAGCACTCCTGGGCCGATGCTGGAGCTCGGCGCGGGCAGCGGCGTGGTGTCCTTCCTGCTGGTGAAGCAGTTCGGCTTCGGGCCCGTGGATGCGCTGGAGCTCCAACCCGCCGTGTACGCACGGTTGGAGCGGGCCGTGGCGCTCAATGACTGCGAGTCTCGCGTGAGGCCGCTGCTGGGAGACCTGAGACGCCTGCGAGAGCTCGTGCCCGGAGGCCGCTACGCGCACGTGGTGTCCAACCCACCGTTCCGCGTGGCCGGCGCCGGAGTGCGCAGTCCAGACGACGAGCGCGCCGTGTCCAAGTCGGAGGTGTCCTGCGACGCGGGTGACGTGGTGACGGCGGCACGGTACGCACTGATGCCCGGAGGCACCGTGAGCCTCGTGTACCCCGCCGCGCGAGTGGCCGAGGTGCTCGGCCTGCTGACTCAGGCGAAGCTGTACCCTTCCGTGCTGCGCTTCGTGCACTCGCGCGTGGACTCACCGGCCACGCGCTTCCTGGTGCAAGCCCTGAGAGACCGTGACCGGGGACTCGCCGTGCGCCCGCCGCTCATCGTTCACGGTGAGGCCCCGGGCGGCTACTCCACGGAGGTGGCCGCGCTGATGGACCCACCGCTCGCCGAGCGCGGCCCTACCCTTCCCTCGGACTGA
- a CDS encoding imm11 family protein, which produces MPVRYFDLHQNLYIPGRWYPDEPTDLHGQEIDDIWQFAEGHPVEFREPLRIPLYRSGRAVDFSLTPVGVTPIIHPKVASVFAELAPDDVQLFPVEVEGQPEPYFLLNVTRLVRCIDDSACEEVKYFKPEDGQPEKTGTYRSVIGLRIDKSLVGDVKVFRTWGWPIALIVPEDIKEALERTGATGMRFTEV; this is translated from the coding sequence ATGCCAGTACGCTACTTCGACCTCCATCAGAACCTTTACATCCCAGGCCGCTGGTACCCGGACGAGCCCACCGACCTTCATGGCCAGGAAATCGACGACATCTGGCAATTCGCTGAGGGCCACCCCGTGGAGTTCCGGGAACCTCTCCGCATTCCGCTGTATCGCTCCGGTAGAGCGGTGGATTTCTCCCTGACGCCAGTAGGTGTCACCCCCATCATCCATCCGAAAGTCGCATCCGTGTTCGCGGAACTCGCACCGGATGACGTGCAGCTCTTCCCAGTAGAAGTCGAAGGTCAGCCCGAGCCGTACTTTCTCCTCAACGTCACGCGGCTGGTGAGGTGCATCGATGACAGTGCCTGCGAAGAGGTCAAGTACTTCAAGCCGGAGGATGGGCAGCCAGAGAAGACGGGGACCTATCGCAGCGTCATCGGCCTGCGCATCGACAAATCCCTGGTCGGCGACGTGAAGGTGTTCCGCACCTGGGGCTGGCCCATCGCCCTCATCGTCCCTGAGGACATCAAGGAGGCGCTGGAGCGCACCGGCGCCACCGGCATGAGGTTCACTGAGGTGTAG
- a CDS encoding AHH domain-containing protein, giving the protein MVAKRLWALLLIALMVGCASPRVVRLETGNGQLREYTPRDSEGSVEVDAEDFEKALARLVLHLPLSLRPSDTGWLVRASTRGSILDRALRSTLHKDYGRWCRAHEGPGDCLSLLENGLGFDDRSRLALALGLSLDPMHESIADAVEETLNPTFFKAVVVSALVSWAILAANPEPVFTKAAAVVAVVMLAYLGVDAFVAIVKACVALKQAADRATTFQELEEAGEHFGQVVGTQGARVFVLAVALVVGKGVTGGTSGLASRLPVLPGFPQAAALSASQLGVNLAAIEQVSAVAVVEGGVAIALAPGAVAMVVMGSDGIRGDPDGKVHHICTDKNTESEVNGGPWTPVFEKLFRRADMTLNDPANLVRIRGHEGPHPEAYHRAVFARIQRALANCRSTSTCREMLVEALKRLSEDLLTPRSPLRRLVTKDRE; this is encoded by the coding sequence GTGGTGGCGAAACGCCTGTGGGCCCTGCTGTTGATAGCGCTGATGGTGGGCTGTGCGAGCCCACGAGTCGTGAGGCTGGAGACGGGCAACGGCCAGCTTCGGGAGTACACGCCACGTGACTCGGAAGGCTCCGTCGAGGTCGACGCGGAGGATTTCGAGAAGGCCCTCGCGCGCTTGGTGCTGCACCTGCCTCTCTCCTTGCGCCCTTCGGACACCGGGTGGCTGGTGCGTGCTTCGACTCGCGGCAGCATCCTGGACCGGGCGCTGCGGAGCACGCTGCACAAGGACTATGGCCGGTGGTGCCGGGCGCATGAGGGGCCCGGCGACTGTCTCTCCCTGTTGGAGAACGGCCTCGGCTTCGACGACAGGAGCAGGCTGGCGCTGGCACTGGGTCTGTCGCTGGACCCGATGCACGAGAGCATCGCGGACGCGGTGGAGGAGACTCTCAACCCCACCTTCTTCAAGGCCGTAGTGGTGTCCGCGCTGGTGTCGTGGGCGATACTGGCGGCCAACCCCGAGCCGGTCTTCACCAAGGCAGCGGCCGTGGTGGCGGTGGTAATGCTGGCGTACCTGGGAGTCGACGCCTTCGTCGCCATCGTGAAGGCGTGCGTCGCGCTGAAGCAGGCTGCGGACAGGGCGACCACGTTCCAGGAGTTGGAAGAAGCTGGCGAGCACTTCGGCCAGGTGGTGGGTACTCAGGGAGCCCGCGTCTTCGTGCTCGCGGTGGCGTTGGTGGTGGGTAAGGGCGTTACTGGCGGGACGTCGGGGCTGGCGTCCCGCCTGCCCGTGTTACCGGGCTTCCCTCAGGCGGCGGCCCTGAGTGCATCGCAGCTCGGGGTGAACCTCGCGGCCATCGAGCAGGTGAGTGCGGTGGCGGTGGTAGAGGGAGGCGTCGCCATCGCTCTCGCGCCGGGCGCGGTGGCCATGGTGGTCATGGGCTCGGATGGAATCCGGGGTGACCCGGATGGGAAGGTGCATCACATCTGCACGGACAAGAACACCGAGTCCGAGGTGAACGGTGGACCCTGGACGCCGGTGTTCGAGAAGCTCTTCAGGAGGGCGGACATGACACTGAACGACCCCGCCAACCTGGTACGCATCCGAGGACATGAGGGCCCTCATCCAGAGGCATACCATCGAGCGGTGTTTGCTCGGATACAGCGAGCGCTCGCGAATTGTCGCAGCACATCCACATGTCGAGAGATGCTGGTCGAGGCGTTGAAGAGGTTGTCGGAAGATCTCCTCACGCCACGAAGCCCGCTCCGTCGCCTTGTCACGAAGGACAGGGAATAG
- a CDS encoding helix-turn-helix domain-containing protein, whose product MPRQNLTSDTAPAAVVRAVTRLGQNIARARIRRGLRQVDLAKKTGLAPGTLKRIEEGSPTTALSAYFTVLWALGLEREFENLASPDHDEEGKTLELARQSQRVRPKGAGDLDADF is encoded by the coding sequence ATGCCCCGACAGAACCTTACTTCCGACACGGCACCCGCCGCAGTGGTCCGCGCGGTCACCCGCCTGGGCCAGAACATCGCGAGAGCACGGATCCGACGAGGCCTGAGGCAGGTGGACCTCGCGAAGAAGACGGGTCTGGCGCCCGGGACCCTCAAGCGCATCGAGGAGGGCAGTCCCACCACCGCACTCAGCGCCTACTTCACCGTGCTATGGGCCCTGGGGCTTGAGCGCGAGTTCGAGAACCTCGCTTCACCCGACCATGACGAGGAGGGAAAGACGCTCGAGCTGGCGCGCCAGTCCCAGCGTGTGCGCCCCAAGGGCGCGGGAGACCTCGATGCCGACTTCTGA
- a CDS encoding type II toxin-antitoxin system HipA family toxin: MPTSDVASCYVYIQFPESMEVVTCGRFVQQGDVGRFVYGNSYLAHPRAIELEKFELPLRPGTFETARLGGIFGALRDSSPDAWGRRVIERQLGRVDLTEVDFLLHSPEDRAGALSFGESTTPPAPVHRFNKVLQLAFLLQEVERIEQGLPPSAEQVSDLVNPGSSMGGARPKNVVEDDEGLWVAKFPARGDRWNNAAVEGGMLRLASECGLRAAHGKLTSVAGRDVLLVRRFDRKRVGEGYLRHRMVSALTVLRADEHPQDRSKWSYILLADELKRWVANPDEDLRELFSRMVFNALISNIDDHPRNHALIAAGSEWSLSPAYDLTPMPQASTERDLAMEVGSAQHRRANRQNLLSDCGRFRLSREEATHLIDKMKALVSARWREVVKECGGTEADLKAIERAFDYAGFEYLPGD; the protein is encoded by the coding sequence ATGCCGACTTCTGATGTCGCCAGCTGCTACGTGTACATCCAGTTCCCGGAGTCCATGGAGGTCGTCACCTGCGGGCGCTTCGTGCAGCAGGGCGACGTCGGACGCTTTGTCTACGGCAACAGCTACCTGGCCCACCCTCGCGCAATCGAGCTGGAGAAGTTCGAGCTTCCCCTGCGTCCAGGTACCTTCGAGACGGCCAGGCTCGGCGGCATCTTCGGAGCCCTGAGAGATTCCTCCCCCGATGCATGGGGACGCAGGGTCATTGAACGCCAGCTGGGACGTGTAGACCTCACCGAGGTCGACTTCCTCCTCCACTCCCCTGAGGACAGGGCAGGAGCACTGTCCTTTGGCGAGAGCACCACGCCACCCGCACCCGTTCATCGGTTCAACAAGGTGCTCCAGTTGGCGTTCCTGCTCCAGGAAGTCGAACGCATCGAGCAGGGTCTGCCGCCATCCGCTGAACAGGTCAGCGACCTGGTGAACCCAGGCAGCTCCATGGGAGGCGCCCGCCCCAAGAATGTCGTCGAGGACGACGAGGGATTGTGGGTCGCCAAGTTCCCGGCCCGAGGTGACCGCTGGAACAACGCGGCGGTCGAAGGCGGCATGCTGAGGCTCGCCAGCGAGTGCGGCCTGAGAGCCGCCCACGGCAAGCTCACCTCCGTCGCGGGCCGGGACGTTCTCCTGGTGCGCCGGTTCGACCGGAAACGCGTCGGTGAAGGATACCTGCGGCACCGCATGGTCAGTGCCCTGACGGTGCTCCGAGCCGATGAGCACCCGCAGGACCGTTCGAAGTGGTCCTACATCCTGCTGGCGGACGAGCTGAAGCGCTGGGTCGCCAACCCGGACGAGGACCTGCGAGAGCTGTTCTCCCGCATGGTGTTCAACGCGCTCATCTCGAACATTGATGACCATCCCCGAAACCATGCACTCATCGCCGCGGGTTCGGAATGGAGCCTCTCCCCAGCCTACGACCTCACGCCGATGCCGCAGGCCAGCACCGAGCGAGACCTGGCGATGGAAGTGGGCAGCGCGCAGCACCGCCGAGCCAACCGCCAGAACCTCTTGAGCGATTGCGGCCGGTTCCGCCTGTCGAGAGAAGAAGCCACCCATCTCATCGACAAGATGAAGGCGCTCGTCTCAGCCCGCTGGCGTGAAGTCGTGAAGGAGTGCGGTGGCACCGAGGCCGACTTGAAGGCCATCGAGCGCGCGTTCGACTACGCAGGCTTCGAGTACCTCCCGGGCGACTGA